The following are encoded together in the Drosophila biarmipes strain raj3 chromosome 3L, RU_DBia_V1.1, whole genome shotgun sequence genome:
- the LOC108030818 gene encoding receptor-type guanylate cyclase Gyc76C isoform X1 has translation MTRWPFNLLLLLSVAVRDCSNQRTILTVGYLTALTGELKTRQGLAISGALTMALDEVNKDPNLLPNVYLDLRWNDTKGDTVLATKAITEMICDGIATIFGPEGPCYVEAIVSQSRNIPMISYKCAEYRASAIPTFARTEPPDTQVVKSLLALLRYYAWNKFSILYEDVWGPVADLLKNQALKRNMTINHKQVFIDNRAKCCEQMLECCRSGYWYQLVQSTMNGTRIYVFLGAANSLVDFMSSMETAGLFARGEYMVIFVDMMVYSEREAEKYLRKVEQIALMSSCHSTENFNQMARSLLVVASTPPTKDYLQFTEQVQKYSSKPPFNLLIPPLFVESNFSKFISIYAAYLYDSVKLYAWAVDKMLREETRVLTDDVIFEVASNGTRVIDTIIKNRTYMSITGSKIKIDQYGDSEGNFSVLAYKPHKWNNSNNMPCNYHMVPVAYFHQGEEHPEYKLINGSIDWPSGGEKPADEPMCGFANELCKKDDTHYTSTVAAVVLGVLLFCSGVITMSIYRKWKIELEIEGLLWKIDPNDIKGYSGNEIVSSPSKVSIMSAQSYGSRWTNQFVTSTGRLRGAVVRIKELKFPRKRDISREIMKEMRLLRELRHDNINSFIGASVEPTRILLVTDYCAKGSLYDIIENEDIKLDDLFIASLIHDLIKGMIYIHNSQLVYHGNLKSSNCVVTSRWMLQVTDFGLHELRQCAENESIGEHQHYRNQLWRAPELLRNHVHGSQKGDVYAFAIIMYEIFSRKGPFGQINFEPKEIVDYVKKLPLQGEDPFRPEVESIIEAESCPDYVLACIRDCWAEDPDERPEFSVIRNRLKKMRGGKTKNIMDQMMEMMEKYANNLEDIVTERTRLLCEEKIKTEDLLHRMLPQSVAEKLTMGQGVEPVSYDLVTIYFSDIVGFTAMSAESTPLQVVNFLNDLYTVFDRIIRGYDVYKVETIGDAYMVVSGLPIKNGDRHAGEIASMALELLHAVKQHRIAHRPNETLKLRIGMHTGPVVAGVVGLTMPRYCLFGDTVNTASRMESNGEALKIHISNKCKLALDKLGGGYITEKRGLVNMKGKGEVVTWWLTGANENAIQKKLVDMMDMPPPLFSRPRKSPKLNPDSRQPSIQAMHYCGTGSRRQSTVPRPVDGESTYSLQGSVRDSPRMVTKRDRDRERPSINGLGAPLLVGGALLESAQDSLSTLNHSETNETNCDMDGGSGGVSGSGSGLVRQPNALHKPLAMVRPHRIISAAQLPQLGDIEDDSADMLLRESRSLDPMPMQQLRKRHDRVKLPPSKLSKNNSRSLDTGVSLISGNPNGEVESGHLDLEEEMSANPVDATDGYDDELGLLMRHDNGQLPALRYSGSFPNAQISIVPTGGGGGGGGSNCGKHINNNCNGGVNIEDDLESPLLQRQASLSVPPEEMLAHNKRWHSLEHMDGPGGHGGNSVSYAADIDNRQPGGLDFLGNSPNQHRARPVGGSKLTNWMSNIFKGNGVRGEARRILPRDVHGARTGFTDMAASAAARDRESIV, from the exons ATGACGCGTTGGCCCTTTAATCTACTACTCTTGCTGTCGGTGGCAGTGCGCGACTGTAGCAATCAACGCACCATCCTCACAGTCGGCTACCTCACGGCCCTCACTGGCGAGCTCAAGACGCGCCAGGGACTGGCCATATCCGGTGCCCTGACCATGGCCCTGGATGAG GTCAACAAAGATCCCAACCTGCTGCCCAATGTGTATCTGGACCTGCGCTGGAATGACACCAAGGGGGACACGGTACTGGCCACCAAAGCCATCACCGAGATGATATGCGATGGCATCGCTACCATTTTCGGACCGGAAGGACCGTGCTACGTGGAGGCCATCGTCTCGCAGAGTCGAAACATTCCAATGATTTCCTAT AAATGCGCAGAGTACCGTGCATCCGCCATACCGACTTTCGCCCGCACCGAGCCGCCAGATACGCAG GTCGTTAAGTCGCTGCTTGCCCTTCTGCGATATTATGCGTGGAACAAGTTCTCCATTCTGTACGAGGATGTGTGGGGTCCGGTGGCAGATCTGCTCAAGAACCAGGCCCTCAAACGGAATATGACTATAAACCACAAGCAGGTGTTTATCGACAATCGTGCCAAATGCTGCGAGCAGATGCTGGAGTGCTGCCGCTCTGGCTACTGGTATCAG CTTGTACAAAGCACGATGAACGGCACGCGGATCTACGTATTCCTGGGGGCGGCCAATAGCCTTGTGGACTTTATGAGCTCTATGGAGACGGCTGGCCTGTTTGCTCGTGGCGAGTACATGGTGATCTTTGTAGACATGATGGTCTATTCCGAGAG GGAGGCAGAAAAGTACTTGCGCAAAGTGGAACAAATAGCTCTAATGTCGTCTTGCCACAGCACGGAAAACTTCAATCAAATGGCCCGCAGTTTGCTCGTTGTGGCTTCCACGCCTCCCACAAAGGACTACCTTCAGTTTACTGAGCAAGTGCAAAAGTACAGCTCAAAGCCTCCGTTCAATTTACTGATTCCTCCGCTGTTTGTCGAGAGCAATTTCAGCAAG TTTATATCGATCTACGCCGCCTACCTGTACGACTCGGTAAAGCTGTATGCCTGGGCTGTGGACAAAATGCTGCGAGAGGAGACCCGAGTGTTGACTGACGACGTGATCTTTGAGGTGGCCAGCAACGGAACTCGAGTGATCGATACCATAATCAAAAACCGTACTTACATGA GCATCACTGGATCCAAGATCAAGATCGATCAGTACGGCGACTCGGAAGGCAACTTTTCGGTCCTGGCCTACAAGCCCCACAAGTGGAACAACTCCAACAACATGCCCTGCAACTATCACATGGTTCCTGTAGCGTACTTTCACCAAGGCGAAGAACATCCA GAGTACAAGCTCATCAATGGCTCCATAGACTGGCCATCGGGCGGTGAAAAGCCCGCCGACGAACCGATGTGCGGGTTTGCCAACGAGCTCTGCAAGAAGGATGACACCCACTACACGTCCACTGTGGCTGCCGTAGTTTTGGGCGTGCTTCTCTTCTGCTCCGGTGTGATCACCATGAGCATTTATCGAAAGTGGAAAATTGAGCTGGAGATTGAGGGATTGCTCTGGAAGATAGACCCCAACGACATTAAGGGCTATTCCGGCAACGAAATCGTCTCCTCGCCCAGCAAG GTCAGTATAATGAGTGCCCAGAGCTATGGTTCCCGCTGGACCAACCAGTTTGTAACCTCCACGGGCCGCCTGCGAGGAGCTGTGGTCCGCATCAAGGAGTTAAAGTTTCCCCGGAAGCGAGACATTTCCCGGGAGATCATGAAGGAGATGAGACTATTGCGCGAACTGCGCCACGACAACATCAACAGCTTCATTGGCGCCAGCGTGGAGCCAACACGCATCCTTCTAGTCACCGATTACTGTGCCAAAGGCAGTCTTTACGACATCATCGAAAACGAGGACATCAAGCTGGATGATCTGTTCATTGCCTCACTCATTCACGACCTCATTAAG GGAATGATCTACATTCACAATTCTCAGCTGGTCTATCACGGCAATCTTAAGTCCTCGAATTGTGTGGTCACCTCGCGCTGGATGCTCCAAGTGACGGATTTCGGATTGCACGAGTTGCGCCAGTGTGCCGAGAACGAGTCCATCGGGGAGCATCAGCATTATCGAA ATCAACTTTGGCGTGCTCCCGAGCTGCTGCGGAATCACGTCCACGGCAGCCAGAAGGGCGATGTCTACGCCTTCGCCATCATCATGTACGAGATATTTAGTCGTAAGGGTCCGTTCGGACAAATAAACTTTGAACCAAAGGAAATCGTGGACTACGTCAAGAAGCTACCGCTCCAGGGAGAGGACCCGTTTCGCCCGGAGGTGGAGTCCATAATAGAGGCCGAGTCCTGTCCGGATTACGTGCTGGCCTGCATCAGGGACTGCTGGGCCGAAGATCCCGACGAGCGACCCGAATTCAGTGTCATACG CAACCGCTTAAAGAAGATGCGCGGTGGTAAGACCAAAAACATCATGGACCAAATGATGGAGATGATGGAGAAGTATGCCAACAACTTGGAGGACATAGTCACCGAGCGCACGCGTCTCCTGTGTGAGGAGAAAATAAAGACGGAGGATCTGCTGCACCGCATGCTTCCGCAGTCCGTCGCCGAGAAATTGACCATGGGCCAGGGCGTTGAGCCGGTGTCCTATGATTTG GTCACCATATATTTTAGTGACATTGTTGGTTTTACTGCAATGTCGGCAGAAAGCACACCGCTGCAAGTGGTGAACTTTTTGAATGATCTCTACACAGTGTTCGATCGCATCATACGCGGCTATGATGTTTACAAGGTGGAAACGATTGGAGATGCGTACATGGTG GTATCGGGTCTGCCAATTAAGAACGGGGATCGTCACGCGGGTGAGATAGCTTCGATGGCCCTGGAGCTGCTCCACGCGGTGAAGCAGCATCGCATCGCACATCGGCCAAATGAAACGCTGAAGCTGCGCATAGGGATGCACACGGGTCCGGTGGTGGCAGGCGTGGTTGGCCTCACGATGCCGAGGTACTGTCTATTTGGAGACACCGTCAACACAGCATCACGGATGGAGAGCAACGGGGAGGCGCTGAAGATTCACATTTCTAACAAGTGCAAGCTGGCGCTGGACAAACTGGGTGGTGGCTACATAACCGAGAAACGTGGCTTAGTCAATATGAAGGGCAAGGGGGAGGTGGTAACCTGGTGGCTCACCGGAGCCAACGAGAATGCGATACAAAAGAAGCTGGTGGACATGATGGACATGCCGCCGCCGCTCTTCAGTCGACCGCGAAAGAGCCCTAAACTGAATCCCGACTCCCGGCAACCGAGCATCCAAGCCATGCACTACTGCGGCACCGGATCAAGGCGACAGAGCACCGTACCCAGGCCGGTGGACGGCGAGTCCACGTACAGTCTTCAGGGATCCGTGAGGGATTCACCGCGCATGGTCACCAAGCGGGACCGGGATCGGGAGCGACCCTCTATCAATGGTCTGGGCGCCCCGCTTCTTGTTGGCGGCGCTCTCCTCGAATCCGCACAGGACTCGCTCAGCACGCTGAATCATTCCGAAACAAACGAAACGAACTGTGATATGGATGGGGGATCGGGAGGGGTGTCAGGATCGGGATCTGGACTAGTGCGCCAGCCCAATGCGCTGCACAAGCCGTTGGCCATGGTGCGGCCCCACAGAATTATCAGTGCTGCCCAGTTGCCCCAACTGGGAGATATCGAGGACGACTCCGCGGACATGCTGCTGCGGGAGTCTCGCTCCCTGGACCCCATGCCCATGCAGCAATTGCGCAAACGGCACGACAGGGTAAAGCTGCCGCCCTCCAAGTTGTCCAAGAACAATTCGCGATCGTTGGACACCGGTGTCTCCCTGATCAGTGGGAACCCCAACGGCGAGGTGGAGTCAGGTCATCTGGATCTGGAGGAAGAGATGTCCGCCAATCCGGTAGATGCCACTGATGGCTACGACGATGAGCTGGGCTTGCTGATGCGCCACGACAACGGACAGCTGCCCGCGCTCCGCTATTCAGGTAGTTTCCCCAATGCCCAGATCAGCATTGTTCCTACAGGAGGAGGTGGGGGCGGAGGTGGCAGCAACTGTGGCAAGCATATAAACAACAACTGCAACGGCGGAGTGAACATCGAGGATGATCTTGAGTCGCCCCTGCTGCAACGTCAGGCATCGCTATCGGTTCCGCCGGAGGAGATGCTGGCGCACAACAAACGATGGCATTCGCTGGAGCACATGGACGGACCCGGTGGCCACGGCGGAAACAGCGTGAGCTATGCCGCCGATATAGATAACCGCCAGCCCGGAGGTCTGGACTTCCTCGGCAACTCCCCCAACCAGCATAGAGCCAGGCCGGTTGGTGGGAGCAAACTGACCAACTGGATGTCCAACATCTTCAAGGGAAACGGCGTGCGCGGCGAGGCTAGGCGAATTCTGCCCAGAGACGTGCATGGAGCACGAACTGGATTCACGGACATGGCGGCGTCAGCAGCAGCCCGGGATCGTGAAAGTATAGTGTAG
- the LOC108030818 gene encoding receptor-type guanylate cyclase Gyc76C isoform X2, with protein sequence MCGFANELCKKDDTHYTSTVAAVVLGVLLFCSGVITMSIYRKWKIELEIEGLLWKIDPNDIKGYSGNEIVSSPSKVSIMSAQSYGSRWTNQFVTSTGRLRGAVVRIKELKFPRKRDISREIMKEMRLLRELRHDNINSFIGASVEPTRILLVTDYCAKGSLYDIIENEDIKLDDLFIASLIHDLIKGMIYIHNSQLVYHGNLKSSNCVVTSRWMLQVTDFGLHELRQCAENESIGEHQHYRNQLWRAPELLRNHVHGSQKGDVYAFAIIMYEIFSRKGPFGQINFEPKEIVDYVKKLPLQGEDPFRPEVESIIEAESCPDYVLACIRDCWAEDPDERPEFSVIRNRLKKMRGGKTKNIMDQMMEMMEKYANNLEDIVTERTRLLCEEKIKTEDLLHRMLPQSVAEKLTMGQGVEPVSYDLVTIYFSDIVGFTAMSAESTPLQVVNFLNDLYTVFDRIIRGYDVYKVETIGDAYMVVSGLPIKNGDRHAGEIASMALELLHAVKQHRIAHRPNETLKLRIGMHTGPVVAGVVGLTMPRYCLFGDTVNTASRMESNGEALKIHISNKCKLALDKLGGGYITEKRGLVNMKGKGEVVTWWLTGANENAIQKKLVDMMDMPPPLFSRPRKSPKLNPDSRQPSIQAMHYCGTGSRRQSTVPRPVDGESTYSLQGSVRDSPRMVTKRDRDRERPSINGLGAPLLVGGALLESAQDSLSTLNHSETNETNCDMDGGSGGVSGSGSGLVRQPNALHKPLAMVRPHRIISAAQLPQLGDIEDDSADMLLRESRSLDPMPMQQLRKRHDRVKLPPSKLSKNNSRSLDTGVSLISGNPNGEVESGHLDLEEEMSANPVDATDGYDDELGLLMRHDNGQLPALRYSGSFPNAQISIVPTGGGGGGGGSNCGKHINNNCNGGVNIEDDLESPLLQRQASLSVPPEEMLAHNKRWHSLEHMDGPGGHGGNSVSYAADIDNRQPGGLDFLGNSPNQHRARPVGGSKLTNWMSNIFKGNGVRGEARRILPRDVHGARTGFTDMAASAAARDRESIV encoded by the exons ATGTGCGGGTTTGCCAACGAGCTCTGCAAGAAGGATGACACCCACTACACGTCCACTGTGGCTGCCGTAGTTTTGGGCGTGCTTCTCTTCTGCTCCGGTGTGATCACCATGAGCATTTATCGAAAGTGGAAAATTGAGCTGGAGATTGAGGGATTGCTCTGGAAGATAGACCCCAACGACATTAAGGGCTATTCCGGCAACGAAATCGTCTCCTCGCCCAGCAAG GTCAGTATAATGAGTGCCCAGAGCTATGGTTCCCGCTGGACCAACCAGTTTGTAACCTCCACGGGCCGCCTGCGAGGAGCTGTGGTCCGCATCAAGGAGTTAAAGTTTCCCCGGAAGCGAGACATTTCCCGGGAGATCATGAAGGAGATGAGACTATTGCGCGAACTGCGCCACGACAACATCAACAGCTTCATTGGCGCCAGCGTGGAGCCAACACGCATCCTTCTAGTCACCGATTACTGTGCCAAAGGCAGTCTTTACGACATCATCGAAAACGAGGACATCAAGCTGGATGATCTGTTCATTGCCTCACTCATTCACGACCTCATTAAG GGAATGATCTACATTCACAATTCTCAGCTGGTCTATCACGGCAATCTTAAGTCCTCGAATTGTGTGGTCACCTCGCGCTGGATGCTCCAAGTGACGGATTTCGGATTGCACGAGTTGCGCCAGTGTGCCGAGAACGAGTCCATCGGGGAGCATCAGCATTATCGAA ATCAACTTTGGCGTGCTCCCGAGCTGCTGCGGAATCACGTCCACGGCAGCCAGAAGGGCGATGTCTACGCCTTCGCCATCATCATGTACGAGATATTTAGTCGTAAGGGTCCGTTCGGACAAATAAACTTTGAACCAAAGGAAATCGTGGACTACGTCAAGAAGCTACCGCTCCAGGGAGAGGACCCGTTTCGCCCGGAGGTGGAGTCCATAATAGAGGCCGAGTCCTGTCCGGATTACGTGCTGGCCTGCATCAGGGACTGCTGGGCCGAAGATCCCGACGAGCGACCCGAATTCAGTGTCATACG CAACCGCTTAAAGAAGATGCGCGGTGGTAAGACCAAAAACATCATGGACCAAATGATGGAGATGATGGAGAAGTATGCCAACAACTTGGAGGACATAGTCACCGAGCGCACGCGTCTCCTGTGTGAGGAGAAAATAAAGACGGAGGATCTGCTGCACCGCATGCTTCCGCAGTCCGTCGCCGAGAAATTGACCATGGGCCAGGGCGTTGAGCCGGTGTCCTATGATTTG GTCACCATATATTTTAGTGACATTGTTGGTTTTACTGCAATGTCGGCAGAAAGCACACCGCTGCAAGTGGTGAACTTTTTGAATGATCTCTACACAGTGTTCGATCGCATCATACGCGGCTATGATGTTTACAAGGTGGAAACGATTGGAGATGCGTACATGGTG GTATCGGGTCTGCCAATTAAGAACGGGGATCGTCACGCGGGTGAGATAGCTTCGATGGCCCTGGAGCTGCTCCACGCGGTGAAGCAGCATCGCATCGCACATCGGCCAAATGAAACGCTGAAGCTGCGCATAGGGATGCACACGGGTCCGGTGGTGGCAGGCGTGGTTGGCCTCACGATGCCGAGGTACTGTCTATTTGGAGACACCGTCAACACAGCATCACGGATGGAGAGCAACGGGGAGGCGCTGAAGATTCACATTTCTAACAAGTGCAAGCTGGCGCTGGACAAACTGGGTGGTGGCTACATAACCGAGAAACGTGGCTTAGTCAATATGAAGGGCAAGGGGGAGGTGGTAACCTGGTGGCTCACCGGAGCCAACGAGAATGCGATACAAAAGAAGCTGGTGGACATGATGGACATGCCGCCGCCGCTCTTCAGTCGACCGCGAAAGAGCCCTAAACTGAATCCCGACTCCCGGCAACCGAGCATCCAAGCCATGCACTACTGCGGCACCGGATCAAGGCGACAGAGCACCGTACCCAGGCCGGTGGACGGCGAGTCCACGTACAGTCTTCAGGGATCCGTGAGGGATTCACCGCGCATGGTCACCAAGCGGGACCGGGATCGGGAGCGACCCTCTATCAATGGTCTGGGCGCCCCGCTTCTTGTTGGCGGCGCTCTCCTCGAATCCGCACAGGACTCGCTCAGCACGCTGAATCATTCCGAAACAAACGAAACGAACTGTGATATGGATGGGGGATCGGGAGGGGTGTCAGGATCGGGATCTGGACTAGTGCGCCAGCCCAATGCGCTGCACAAGCCGTTGGCCATGGTGCGGCCCCACAGAATTATCAGTGCTGCCCAGTTGCCCCAACTGGGAGATATCGAGGACGACTCCGCGGACATGCTGCTGCGGGAGTCTCGCTCCCTGGACCCCATGCCCATGCAGCAATTGCGCAAACGGCACGACAGGGTAAAGCTGCCGCCCTCCAAGTTGTCCAAGAACAATTCGCGATCGTTGGACACCGGTGTCTCCCTGATCAGTGGGAACCCCAACGGCGAGGTGGAGTCAGGTCATCTGGATCTGGAGGAAGAGATGTCCGCCAATCCGGTAGATGCCACTGATGGCTACGACGATGAGCTGGGCTTGCTGATGCGCCACGACAACGGACAGCTGCCCGCGCTCCGCTATTCAGGTAGTTTCCCCAATGCCCAGATCAGCATTGTTCCTACAGGAGGAGGTGGGGGCGGAGGTGGCAGCAACTGTGGCAAGCATATAAACAACAACTGCAACGGCGGAGTGAACATCGAGGATGATCTTGAGTCGCCCCTGCTGCAACGTCAGGCATCGCTATCGGTTCCGCCGGAGGAGATGCTGGCGCACAACAAACGATGGCATTCGCTGGAGCACATGGACGGACCCGGTGGCCACGGCGGAAACAGCGTGAGCTATGCCGCCGATATAGATAACCGCCAGCCCGGAGGTCTGGACTTCCTCGGCAACTCCCCCAACCAGCATAGAGCCAGGCCGGTTGGTGGGAGCAAACTGACCAACTGGATGTCCAACATCTTCAAGGGAAACGGCGTGCGCGGCGAGGCTAGGCGAATTCTGCCCAGAGACGTGCATGGAGCACGAACTGGATTCACGGACATGGCGGCGTCAGCAGCAGCCCGGGATCGTGAAAGTATAGTGTAG
- the LOC108030821 gene encoding uncharacterized protein LOC108030821, producing the protein MAIHEQIDNLNIWWFPRDFCQSRFGEFQQSGTNSCTLISLILADKVAKAARFYHRVSDLPMRGWELFGNAMNDGNNVYHNVITTNTPQARNINLNIPDAIAAIRSQHKMNFRLEEWFYTHMEADPSSPMYNRNVAVQLSRIFQITLQVFQQASVRDNMPSHLFAAIIADSRTVMVTFDFRASIVALFDSHQHGRDAGAVFAQCTLQNMDDLLFWFISMLHNVYSSRPSLFEISFLSSQPGVAKRIPPAIKKIARDLK; encoded by the coding sequence ATGGCCATTCACGAGCAGATCGACAACCTCAACATCTGGTGGTTTCCGCGCGACTTCTGTCAGTCGCGTTTCGGCGAGTTCCAGCAGAGCGGCACCAACTCCTGTACCCTCATCTCCCTGATCCTGGCCGACAAGGTGGCCAAGGCGGCGAGGTTCTACCACCGGGTGTCCGATCTGCCCATGCGGGGGTGGGAGCTCTTCGGGAACGCTATGAACGACGGGAACAACGTGTACCACAACGTGATCACGACCAACACGCCCCAGGCCAGGAATATTAACCTCAACATTCCGGACGCCATCGCGGCCATTCGCTCGCAGCACAAGATGAACTTCCGGCTGGAGGAGTGGTTCTACACGCATATGGAGGCAGATCCCAGCAGTCCGATGTACAACCGGAACGTGGCCGTGCAGCTGTCGCGGATCTTCCAGATCACGCTGCAGGTGTTCCAGCAGGCTAGCGTGCGGGACAACATGCCCTCGCACCTGTTCGCCGCCATCATCGCGGACAGTCGAACGGTGATGGTAACCTTCGACTTCCGGGCCTCGATCGTCGCCCTCTTCGACTCGCACCAGCACGGGCGGGATGCGGGCGCCGTCTTCGCCCAGTGCACGCTGCAGAACATGGACGACCTGCTCTTCTGGTTCATCAGCATGCTGCACAACGTCTACTCCAGCCGGCCGTCGCTCTTCGAGATCTCCTTCCTCAGCTCGCAGCCCGGGGTGGCCAAGCGCATCCCGCCGGCCATTAAGAAGATCGCCAGGGACCTAAAGTAG
- the LOC108030896 gene encoding mucolipin-3 isoform X2, producing MQSFGSGAPAAPAVKRRTDSYEAAQQQQQSPESEEEYVNTRILRRQVQMQSTPVAPVVPMPVSGGSGSAPPSVDGREEQPEFPGSSAASYQEERMRRKLQFFFMNPIEKWQAKRKFPYKFVVQIVKIFLVTMQLCLFAHSRYNHINYTGDNRFAFSHLFLRGWDSSREVESYPPAVGPFALYLKSEFFATVQYAVDGYANVSRSIGPYDYPTPNNTMPPLKLCLQNYREGTIFGFNESYIFDPHIDEVCESLPPNVTAIGVENYLKQRDVKVNFASLVSAQLTFKIKTVNFKANGGPLSAPDCFRFDISIMFNNRDHDGQMLLSLDAEATRLKCHGATDFISEANFDSMLRSVLNIFVLLTCALSFALCTRALWRAYLLRCTTVNFFRSHFGKELSFDGRLEFVNFWYIMIIFNDVLLIIGSALKEQIEGRYLVVDQWDTCSLFLGIGNLLVWFGVLRYLGFFKTYNVVILTLKKAAPKILRFLIAALLIYAGFVFCGWLILGPYHMKFRSLATTSECLFALINGDDMFATFATLSSKATWLWWFCQIYLYSFISLYIYVVLSLFIAVIMDAYDTIKAYYKDGFPTTDLKAFVGTRTAEDISSGVFMTDLDDFDQTSFLDVVKSICCCGRCGRQQEPVQANSGYTSLSSIMK from the exons ATGCAGAGCTTCGGCTCCGGAGCCCCGGCAGCTCCGGCCGTGAAGCGCCGTACGGACAGCTACGAGgctgcccagcagcagcaacagtctCCGGAGAGCGAGGAGGAGTATGTGAACACCAGGATCCTGCGTCGCCAGGTGCAGATGCAGTCCACTCCGGTGGCACCGGTGGTGCCTATGCCCGTGTCTGGAGGCAGTGGCTCTGCTCCGCCCTCTGTGGATGGACGTGAGGAGCAGCCGGAGTTCCCCGGATCCTCGGCCGCATCGTACCAAGAAGAGAGAATGCGGCGCAAGCTGCAGTTCTTCTTCATGAATCCCATCGAGAAGTGGCAGGCCAAGCGAAAGTTTCCCTACAAGTTCGTTGTGCAA attgtaaaaatatttttggtgaCGATGCAACTGTGCCTTTTTGCCCACTCGCGGTATAACCACATCAACTACACGGGTGATAACCGATTTGCCTTCTCGCATCTCTTCCTGCGGGGCTGGGACTCTTCCCGGGAAGTGGAGAGTTATCCGCCTGCGGTTGGTCCCTTTGCGCTATACCTAAAATCAGAGTTTTTCGCCACTGTACAGTATGCCGTCGATGGCTATGCCAATGTAAGCCGATCGATTGGACCTTACGACTACCCCACGCCCAACAACACCATGCCGCCGCTAAAGTTGTGCCTTCAGAATTACAGAGAAGGCACCATTTTCGGATTCAACGAGTCCTACATATTCGATCCCCATATCGATGAGGTGTGCGAGAGCCTACCGCCGAACGTGACAGCCATTGGGGTAGAAAACTACCTCAAACAGCGCGACGTGAAGGTCAATTTCGCATCACTCGTCTCCGCACAGCTGACATTTAAGATAAAAACGGTGAATTTTAAGGCCAACGGTGGCCCGCTGTCTGCTCCCGATTGCTTTCGTTTTGACATTTCCATAATGTTTAACAATCGAGACCACGACGGGCAGATGCTGCTCTCACTGGATGCGGAGGCGACGCGACTAAAGTGCCATGGGGCCACTGACTTTATATCGGAGGCCAATTTTGATTCCATGCTGCGGAGCGTACTCAATATATTCGTACTTCTGACCTGCGCATTATCGTTTGCTCTATGCACAAGAGCATTGTGGAGAGCTTACCTCCTGAGGTGTACGACTGTCAACTTTTTCCGATCGCATTTTGGCAAGGAGCTGAGTTTCGATGGCCGCCTGGAGTTTGTTAACTTTTG GTACATCATGATAATCTTTAATGACGTCCTTTTGATCATCGGATCAGCTTTAAAAGAGCAAATCGAGGGAAGGTACTTGGTGGTGGATCAATGGGATACATGTTCGCTTTTCCTGGGAATCGGCAACCTGCTGGTATGGTTTGGCGTGCTGCGATACCTTGGCTTCTTCAAAACCTACAACGTTGTGATACTGACGCTGAAGAAGGCGGCGCCAAAGATTTTACGCTTCCTCATCGCCGCCTTGTTGATCTACGCGGGATTTGTTTTTTGCGGCTGGTTGATTCTGGGACCCTACCACATGAAGTTCCGATCGCTGGCTACAACATCGGAGTGTTTGTTTGCGCTGATCAACGGAGATGATATGTTCGCCACTTTCGCCACGCTTTCGAGCAAGGCCACCTGGCTGTGGTGGTTCTGCCAGATCTACTTGTACTCGTTCATATCCTTGTACATTTATGTAGTCCTGTCGCTATTCATTGCCGTCATCATGGATGCCTACGATACGATTAAAGCGTATTACAAAGATGGTTTTCCCACCACCGATCTCAAGGCATTTGTTGGAACCCGCACAGCCGAGGACATCAGTTCCGGTGTCTTTATGACCGATCTGGACGACTTTGACCAGACGAGTTTCCTGGATGTGGTAAAGAGCATTTGCTGCTGCGGACGTTGCGGACGTCAGCAGGAGCCCGTTCAGGCCAACAGTGGTTACACCAGCCTTTCTAGTATTATGAAGTAA